The Etheostoma cragini isolate CJK2018 chromosome 10, CSU_Ecrag_1.0, whole genome shotgun sequence nucleotide sequence GTTAAGGTACACCTCTCCTGGAGAGTCAGGAAGTAGAGGCTGCCACTGCACACCATGAGAAACGTCATAGTGACAGTAAGGTCCTGTCCAAGGTTACAGGGTCAGGAGTTCAGTGTcttttgctgctgttgctgctgctgctgctgctgcttctgctgctgctgctgcttctgctgccgCCTCTGCTGCCGCCTCTGCTGCTTTTGCTTTTACTGGTGCTCTTGCAGAAGCAGGAGAAGAAGGGATGATGGAGGGCCTGCTCCAGACTGAGGCGCTTAGCTGGGTCATACTCCATCATCTTCTCTATCAGGTCAAACAGCTGGTGGTGGTCTTCGCCCTTAGACAGCATGTAATTCTGATAGGAAAGAGGCAATTGTAAAATATGCCACTATTAATCTAATGCTCTTCACTAAGTGTAGTTCTACATTACATGTGTGAACTACATGAAGCATGTACAAggtggacaaaacaaaaaagccctTCAGAGAATGTAAGTTTGGAGTAAAGACTTATGTTGGTGTGATTTCTTTACGATGCAATGTGGTTGCATGAAGCAAATGAGGAATCCTGTACTTATTGTGAAGGTGTGGGCTATGTTGTAACAGAAGAAAACACGTGGCTCTTGGAGGTATTGATGGTTAATGTGCTTGCTAAGATGTAAAGATCAGAGTTTTGGAGTTGTTGgaaagtgtatttaaaaaaaaaaaaaaaagcattacagATGCATTACTATTATGCGTTATATTGCTCTTACCTTTAAGGGTTTGCAATGTTTCTTGACATATCTCCCGGAAGAGCTTTGCACATCCCAGTCAAGCTTGCAACGGTGAACATACCTTCGTTTcctgtacaacatacaacaaatacatttatcaaaaaatttaaaatgatttaacacCAACTCTATCCGAGTGTGTTCTGGTGACCTAATAAATGGTGTTAAACAAGCCAGTTTGTGGTCCACATACTTGGTTTTCTGCAGGAGGTTTGCAGGGATGGGACCCAGGACTCTCTCCATCATTGCAAGGTGCTCTTTACTGTCATGAGTCTAaaggagaacaaaaacaacacatcttgCCAAATGCCAtgataaaagtcacagtattaataatttaatcatGCTCTCTACTGCCACTTACCTGGAAGAGAGTAGATCCAAGGTAGAACTCAATGAGTATGCAGCCTATACTCCAGACATCACAGGAATGGCCCCAGCCCAGatctaaaaaaagagacaatgtaaataaattaacaagTCATCACTAAAGGATTTGCCTAAAGCTTCCGAGCAGTGCTTTAAAACAGCCACGTACCTAAAATGACTTCAGGAGCACGGTAGTGACGCGTCGACACCACAGAGGTGTGGTGCTCATGTTCATATGTGGCGTTACCAAAGTCCACAATTTTCACATCTGGGTTCTTCAATGTTCGTTCATCCCGCTTCTAAAAGACAAGGaatcactcactcacaaagTTGCCAAAAAACTAAACGTTTTGAATTTTGGCCAATACGTATACTTAAATtttgtgtatacatttttatagattGTTCCATTTGTACGTGGCAGTCAGATTTCCTAGTTCGGAACTCTGACAACCTACAAGTGCCCCGACCTCAAAATCCCAAATGGATGCCCCGTGCCTCACAGTTTAGTAACAAACAGTTATTAGAAtttctgtcttattttgtcTCACTAAATCATCCATCGTCCAatttttgttgacatgttaCGCTGTTtgtatacacaaaaaaacaacaacagcgtAATGCATTGTTATCAACTGGCAAACAATGGATAACCGGAATAGAgccaacacaataaaaaaccAACTTGTATGTATTGCATCAAACTCTGGTGAGAGGTCATTCCCAGCTGGGGCATCCGAATTCCGAGGTACATGGAATGCACCATTAGGGTACCTACCATTTCAGGGTTGTACTCCATATCAAAGTCTGAACTAACGAAGAGAATATTCTCAGGCTTCAGATCTGTGTGAGTCAGCTTGTTGTTGTGCAGAACTGAAAAACAAGACcacatattttttaatcaaaatgttttttacacaactatttgtgcatgcatgtcaaTTACTCACATCTCACAGCCCGGATGATCTGGTACGCCATGTGCCTGATGTGTTCTATGGGGAAAGGCTGGAAATTGTTTTCCTTGAGGAAATCATAGGTGCTGAGGCCAAGCAGCTCAAAGGCAATACAAATGTGGCCATGGTAGTCAAACCAGTCCAGTATGTGTACACATGCGCTAAAAAGGAGCAGAGATATAACAAATGCAGATTAAGTCTGTGTGGCAAATTCTAaaaatatttgtacatttttgtgatATGAAGTTATCATGGATCGACTTACTATTTCTTATCAGAGTCAAGGGACTTCAACTGTTCAAGCACCTCTACCTCAGACATGGCTGCCTCACGGTAGCGGCCtatgtttttaattatcttcAGAGCCACTCGAGCTCCATCACTGGAAGCACACgatttaaattacttttaacaTGCAATGttggagaaagaaaatgcaagaaaagattaaaaacatttagctgTAAGGAATATTTTCTTACTTAGAATGATCAATGCATTCAACGACCTTCCCAAAGGCACCCTCTCCTAGAGTACACACAATCTCATCTACAGAAAATAGAGAGAAGAAGTTAGAAACACAGCACTGACAAAGTAAAACACTGCCCTTTGGCTGGTGCACTGCCTGATGTTTCATTGCTCGGTTTAGCTCCACTACTATAAACACTTCTGAACACTGGACTATGACTCAAAGCTTAACATGTTACACTGACAAGCAGTATTTTACCAATAAAATGAAGTCTATTGGCCATAAATCAATGTTTGGAAATAAAAACCAGAcaagtgagtgagagagacaaagtgtgaacaataggaaaaaaaaaaaggtatatatTCTATACATCTCGCTCTCAGCATGTCTCCACTGTGATAGATGAGGTGAccctcttcatcatcctcaACACTCCTGGATCTTTTCCTGCTCCTGCGCTGTTGGCTCCTCCTCTGTACCGGAACCGCCGCAATCCGCCATCACATCAATAACCCATCAGTCAGCCAGCACCAGGCCACCACAATGCGACATCGTCATTCATTCAACCAGGCCAAGGGGGGGAGGTGTAGGGGTGGATAGATTCGGCCCGTTCAGTAACACCGCCAGGCGAATGGACGGAGCAGCAAATTCAAATTCAGCCCCGTCAGAGAAATTGGGCGCCAGCCACCACATAGTGTGCGttacagaagaaaaacatggcAACAAGATTTTCAGATGAGATACTTTCTCAGAGTAGTACAGAAAAAACTGAACTTGATTAATTACAGTCTATCTACTTGTAGTTCTTTGTAACTCTTCCGAAACAACTTGATTCTTTACTATCACGTTCCTCAACTACCCACTAAGATTTCAGCACAAATACTGGGGCCACTTTTCTCTAACAAATCAATAAACACTCAAACCCTTACTTCCTGAGCCCCTACTTGTCATTACTGGAAATCATGCTTAATAGTGAAGAGTTGGTAACAGAgatacaaagagacaaagagatagGTGTTAAGCATTGGCTAATCACCAGTGCTGACCCATTCGATATGGTGGCAAAGACAAGAGAGGGGGGGTATAGAGAGGAGAAGGGGGTTCCCGTACCGAGGAGGACCTGTGGCGAGAGTGGCTACGTCTgtgtcttctgtctctgtgcCTGCTTCGCCTGCGGCTGCTTCGCCTGCTGCGCCCACTCCGACCACTGCGCCCGGATGACTTGCTGTAGTGGTGCCAGTCACGGTCTCTGTCCTTGCAGGTGCCCTCACGGCTGTCCTCCTCACAGGCCATGACCATGTCCTTGGTGGTTCGTTCCCGAGAGTCCAGCCTCTGGTTCAAGCTGCGGGTTTCCAAGAAGTGCCTGcagtcaaacaaaaacaaaaaaaacacaaatcaaaaacaagCGCTATTGTATGTTGGGTCAACAGCAGCCCAGTTCTTCGTCTGATAACTCTCTCAAATGAAGACTGCAAATGATGGCACTAATGGTCCGCCTGTTGCCTGACACTCTACCCCGAGCCttttatgtaacatttgtaaTTAGCAACATACTGATTTACAGCCACTAAACATCCTGTTCAATGAGAAGCCGTTTCAGAAAGTATTTTATTAGCAGTTTATCACTTTTCAAATAGTACTTTTGGGGGTATGCAAATTTCGACCTGTAATGTCACATTCGggcaattttaacatttatacaGCTATCACACTGACAACTCAAAGCTTGCCTTCCATAAAATGTGGGCACCCTGACAGAGAGCCATTTTGGCAGAGTTAATGTGTGAGGCATTGAAAGTTGCTCAAAGCTTTTTGGCACAACCAGTGCGTAATATGATCTGTGATTTCACATCTGCAGATCTCAATACACCAGAAGTGAACACCTACGTGGTGCCACTTCTGCCAATATGAAATGCATAAAACTAAAGAATATTAGGAAGaatctttttcttactttcataAATATTCATATAACCTTCCAACAGTTCCTTATACATGTTTTGCTGTTAAACATCCATGTTTGTTCATTAAGGTTTAGTTTGCGTAAAATCTTTCCAATCCCTTCTGGCTCACCCACCCAGCAGGCCATGTTAGCTCCTAAGCATCTGAAACAGACCAAGAAACCCCTAGGGCCCTAGTACCCTGGTGGTGTCAGTTGTCTTCCAGGAGGAAGTCTGCCTCTCTACAGAATTAAAATTAGAGTAGATCTGGAAACATCTAATGTAACCCTATAGGCCACCTTACATGTCCACAAAAAGCCAGAATTGCACAACATATTAACATTGTACATAACTTTAACAGATGACACTGAAATTGCAAAATGATTTGTCATTTAGGGACAAAggattaattttaaaaagtacatctGACATgtaatgacaaagaaaacactgcaaataGTACCAACTATGTACAATTATGCTCTACATTGTACATGCACTCTTTGATATATGGAGCACATGAATTAACAAATTTGAAGCCATATTAGTCTAACTGGAAGTTCATCTCAACACATGGCAGCACAAGCCGCTCAAATTCTGAAAGCTAGTAATAATATAAATTGacttatattaataataatggaaCCATGCTCAATAATGGTTCACAGGACTTACTATCTAAACTGACCTGCAATTTAAACATTGTAATTGCTCCCATGTTCAGATAGGTATTAGTTTTTACATCATCTGCATCCAATCAGAGTGTCCACATATGGGCCAATTCAGCTTACGCAGAGTTCCATCTCTAACTTTCTAAGGAAACAAGTGGAAGATATCTTAATATTTACTCAAAATTGGCCAACGTTTCCTATATGTTATGTGATAGTTGAACAGCTTTCCTACAAAAAGgtcattaaaatacatttatttcatacaACACAGGTGAAATTGAGAGCATATCCAACACTTAATCTAACGCTGTAGTTCTACTTTAGACAATCTAGTTGATTCATTGTTTACTTCAGGTAAAACGTTGccttaacaaaacaaaaaaccaaTTAGGTCATAGAATTTCAGTTGGTGCTTTACACAACCAATACTGATAAGATATTTACCCCTCATAGGTCTTGTGTTGATGATAAGTTCTTCTGGACTTATTTTCTCTTTCGCTGCTGTGAGAATCATGTTTCTTTCGTTTACGACACTCCATTCTCTCTTCCCAGCTGTACTCATCGAGCCAGACACCTGGCGAGCGCATTCGCTTTGAGTGGCGCAtctgaaagacacaaaacatgtcaaaaaaggaaaTCCGCTGAATCCTAAAAGACATTAAATTCTTAATTCTTGACTTTAAATTTCTCACACATGTGCGGCTTAATGTGCGCTACAAAAAAGCCTCAGGGAGCATTAAGGTCAGTCTACAAAAAATTCCagccatttacatttttttttttaaataacatttgagATCTTCTACGCCGTAGCTTAAATTGCCAGCGAATTTTCATTGTATCAACAATGGGTCAAGCTTATTATAAGTTGTAAAAAGCATGTCCATATCtcaattacatttaaagttaTTGACCAATGAAATTAGAAAGGGACGTGGCTCTGgacatgaacacaaatcagcaacTCCAAGGCCAATCTtcacaaaactcacagggtatgttcagataagtgccccagatCTACCCAGACTGTTTTATATACACACGCCACTAGGGGCGCTACAAGAAGATAGGTGAGTGGCTTTAgacacatttcacaataaaacacacattcattgtccaatcatcacaaaactctcaaaatatgtcctcataagtacttgaaccacgccctgaaagttacagtaaaattgaacaccaggggacgctataaatgcaaacaagctGCAGGTGATACAGCGCAAATAAGGCTTTAAATTGCTAAATGTGTGTACAATCAACGCAAAATTCCAGGAAACCTCACACATAAACTGCAAATCTCACTCAAATTGACCACTAGGGGGGCGCTTTTTTGCTAGATTTGAGTATGCAACCGCAAGACAAATCAGTTGTATGCATtcaaacaaagtgcactgtttggGAAGTCGCtactgagaaaaaaaggtttgaacctgCGAATCGCCGCTTGCGTCTATATtttttgtgatcttttttttcttcccatatttaagaaataaacgGTGACAAACAATACTGTGAGACGAcgaacaaaaaaattgaaaaacgaaataattaaaaagggaGGTAAAACGGGGGGAGAAAGACATaacacgcagaaacagacacgCACATGACCCAACATTATCTATTGTGTAACCCTCATGTAACCCTAATCCATGTAgctccatttattttttacaaatcatAAATCAATCTATTTAGCATATAAAATCGACAGTGGAAACGATCGTGGTTTGCAGCCATTTTATACAGTCCAAGGTTGCAGCTTTCAAACCCAATCAAAACCATACAAACAATTGCGTAATTTTCGTTGACAATAAAAATGCGCAATGCAATACATGTAGGAGTTTACGTTAACGTTACAGAAAACTAACGCTATATGAAACGTTATCTTACTTAATCTAAACGTTAACGTTAGTTGATCAAATGCACGAGAGCGCGAAATGCAAGGAAGTTGTAACTCAACGTTAAAAGAACGTTGTGTCGACGTTTCCACGACATGATGCATCCAAACGCATTTTTCAACCATTGTTTCATAGACAGATTGTAATTTGCTATGGTAAATAACTATGGTAACTAACGTGACGTGCGTTAGGTCTATGATTGTTTATAACCAGTCAACTAGCTGGAGGTAAATGAAGCAGAGAAAGTCGTCGATGTTGATCTCGATTCGAGGCCCTTCAATCGCTGAGCACGCTAGCCAACATTAACGCTACGTTAGCCACCCAATATATCATTAACGTTAGCGTTACTTCAGTCCGCCTAACTTACTACATTAACATGAATACATTAGAGTGTGACTACAAACTTCAACATATTGACTGCCGAAGTAATAGAAAGTTTCGCCCTAATTTGACGACATTCCGTTCCCGAGGAATTGATTGTCGTACCTAGCTTCAGCTAATTAGACGGATAAGCATCTGCCATGTTGGCGAGACGTCGAATTTCGgaaaagctaacgttagctagctagctaacactgGGGAAATACTCTAACGCTAAACAGTATGTAACAGAATTAAGTGGCAATTGGCTATGTTCCGTGAGTGTAACTTACCTGTTTTCTACAATAATAGGAttcaaatgggattttttttatgttcactaaaaaatatgaacaaagaAACTGCAAAATGCCTCTGACTGGTCGTCTTCAAAGATGGCGAGCTTCCCCTCGCGTAAGATCTAGAAGCAGATGACGCAACGCACAATAACAACGCCCACTCATCTCACACATGGGATTATGTTCCTGAGTTCATCCTTTCAGGTGCAATCACGCACTAGTTCAAAATCAGAACTACATAAAGGATTTGGCCCCATACTTTGATCTTTTAAAGCAAGTAAGTTTTGTTGGCCTTACTAAACCTAACAAGCTTCCTGACAGAATAGGATGAAGGCTAAATTCTCCCATATGCAATCTGAGTTGTATTACTCTCAATGTAGGCTACATGCACAGAAATACCAATGACagctaaaaacagaaaaaaacacaaagctgaaCCAAGTACTCATTAGACTATTGTCAACCCAGTCTCCTACTAAAATTGTAACAGTCTTACAAAATAGCATGGCGTGAAAAATGTAAGATGTGGTCTACAAATCAAACTTGTCGAAAGTAAGACAGTAGCGCCATGGTACAGAGTGCAAAGGGTTGTGAAAAATAGAAGCTCCTCAATCTTGGGTTTTTATGTTACTGaccaaaaaataatgaaacgttttgtttaaaaataaacaaatcctaAAGGTATCTATTGGTTGGCATCAGAATGTTCCCAATTAGAAGAAtattaggctacttttactAATCCCTACATTATTTGTGTGACAAAATCTCACCTGTAAAAATACATACTTTCCATTCCCTATTCTCTTCTCGttaaataaaatctatattAGGTTACTCATTttttgaattgcttttttaaaatgttttttttactacttcAGTGGGTATTTAGATGATCTCTACACACTAAGAGTAGAACTATGCTGCTGCTAATAATATTATGGTGCGTTCCggcaaaattacaaaaaatacaactgGAATATTAAGAAAGGCTTCTGACTTTACAGTGGAGAAGAAAAATCGGAGtcaagtttttcctcgccactctcgcactgttgcttgctctggaggaaactactagaacttttgggtccttgtaaattctggagtgtggtctatctgtatagtgtcttgagataactcttgttat carries:
- the clk4a gene encoding dual specificity protein kinase CLK4 isoform X3 codes for the protein MRHSKRMRSPGVWLDEYSWEERMECRKRKKHDSHSSERENKSRRTYHQHKTYEGHFLETRSLNQRLDSRERTTKDMVMACEEDSREGTCKDRDRDWHHYSKSSGRSGRSGRSRRSSRRRSRHRDRRHRRSHSRHRSSSRRSQQRRSRKRSRSVEDDEEGHLIYHSGDMLRARYEIVCTLGEGAFGKVVECIDHSNDGARVALKIIKNIGRYREAAMSEVEVLEQLKSLDSDKKYACVHILDWFDYHGHICIAFELLGLSTYDFLKENNFQPFPIEHIRHMAYQIIRAVRFLHNNKLTHTDLKPENILFVSSDFDMEYNPEMKRDERTLKNPDVKIVDFGNATYEHEHHTSVVSTRHYRAPEVILDLGWGHSCDVWSIGCILIEFYLGSTLFQTHDSKEHLAMMERVLGPIPANLLQKTKKRRYVHRCKLDWDVQSSSGRYVKKHCKPLKNYMLSKGEDHHQLFDLIEKMMEYDPAKRLSLEQALHHPFFSCFCKSSSSSSRSSSSSSSNSSKRH
- the clk4a gene encoding dual specificity protein kinase CLK4 isoform X4, coding for MRHSKRMRSPGVWLDEYSWEERMECRKRKKHDSHSSERENKSRRTYHQHKTYEGHFLETRSLNQRLDSRERTTKDMVMACEEDSREGTCKDRDRDWHHYSKSSGRSGRSGRSRRSSRRRSRHRDRRHRRSHSRHRSSSRRSQQRRSRKRSRSVEDDEEGHLIYHSGDMLRARYEIVCTLGEGAFGKVVECIDHSNDGARVALKIIKNIGRYREAAMSEVEVLEQLKSLDSDKKYACVHILDWFDYHGHICIAFELLGLSTYDFLKENNFQPFPIEHIRHMAYQIIRAVRFLHNNKLTHTDLKPENILFVSSDFDMEYNPEMKRDERTLKNPDVKIVDFGNATYEHEHHTSVVSTRHYRAPEVILDLGWGHSCDVWSIGCILIEFYLGSTLFQTHDSKEHLAMMERVLGPIPANLLQKTKKRRYVHRCKLDWDVQSSSGRYVKKHCKPLKNYMLSKGEDHHQLFDLIEKMMEYDPAKRLSLEQALHHPFFSCFCKSSSSSRSSSSSSSNSSKRH
- the clk4a gene encoding dual specificity protein kinase CLK4 isoform X2, with product MRHSKRMRSPGVWLDEYSWEERMECRKRKKHDSHSSERENKSRRTYHQHKTYEGHFLETRSLNQRLDSRERTTKDMVMACEEDSREGTCKDRDRDWHHYSKSSGRSGRSGRSRRSSRRRSRHRDRRHRRSHSRHRSSSRRSQQRRSRKRSRSVEDDEEGHLIYHSGDMLRARYEIVCTLGEGAFGKVVECIDHSNDGARVALKIIKNIGRYREAAMSEVEVLEQLKSLDSDKKYACVHILDWFDYHGHICIAFELLGLSTYDFLKENNFQPFPIEHIRHMAYQIIRAVRFLHNNKLTHTDLKPENILFVSSDFDMEYNPEMKRDERTLKNPDVKIVDFGNATYEHEHHTSVVSTRHYRAPEVILDLGWGHSCDVWSIGCILIEFYLGSTLFQTHDSKEHLAMMERVLGPIPANLLQKTKKRRYVHRCKLDWDVQSSSGRYVKKHCKPLKNYMLSKGEDHHQLFDLIEKMMEYDPAKRLSLEQALHHPFFSCFCKSTSKSKSSRGSSSSSSSNSSKRH
- the clk4a gene encoding dual specificity protein kinase CLK4 isoform X1, producing the protein MRHSKRMRSPGVWLDEYSWEERMECRKRKKHDSHSSERENKSRRTYHQHKTYEGHFLETRSLNQRLDSRERTTKDMVMACEEDSREGTCKDRDRDWHHYSKSSGRSGRSGRSRRSSRRRSRHRDRRHRRSHSRHRSSSRRSQQRRSRKRSRSVEDDEEGHLIYHSGDMLRARYEIVCTLGEGAFGKVVECIDHSNDGARVALKIIKNIGRYREAAMSEVEVLEQLKSLDSDKKYACVHILDWFDYHGHICIAFELLGLSTYDFLKENNFQPFPIEHIRHMAYQIIRAVRFLHNNKLTHTDLKPENILFVSSDFDMEYNPEMKRDERTLKNPDVKIVDFGNATYEHEHHTSVVSTRHYRAPEVILDLGWGHSCDVWSIGCILIEFYLGSTLFQTHDSKEHLAMMERVLGPIPANLLQKTKKRRYVHRCKLDWDVQSSSGRYVKKHCKPLKNYMLSKGEDHHQLFDLIEKMMEYDPAKRLSLEQALHHPFFSCFCKSTSKSKSSRGGSRGGSRSSSSSRSSSSSSSNSSKRH
- the clk4a gene encoding dual specificity protein kinase CLK4 isoform X5, whose amino-acid sequence is MRHSKRMRSPGVWLDEYSWEERMECRKRKKHDSHSSERENKSRRTYHQHKTYEGHFLETRSLNQRLDSRERTTKDMVMACEEDSREGTCKDRDRDWHHYSKSSGRSGRSGRSRRSSRRRSRHRDRRHRRSHSRHRSSSRRSQQRRSRKRSRSVEDDEEGHLIYHSGDMLRARYEIVCTLGEGAFGKVVECIDHSNDGARVALKIIKNIGRYREAAMSEVEVLEQLKSLDSDKKYACVHILDWFDYHGHICIAFELLGLSTYDFLKENNFQPFPIEHIRHMAYQIIRAVRFLHNNKLTHTDLKPENILFVSSDFDMEYNPEMKRDERTLKNPDVKIVDFGNATYEHEHHTSVVSTRHYRAPEVILDLGWGHSCDVWSIGCILIEFYLGSTLFQTHDSKEHLAMMERVLGPIPANLLQKTKKRRYVHRCKLDWDVQSSSGRYVKKHCKPLKNYMLSKGEDHHQLFDLIEKMMEYDPAKRLSLEQALHHPFFSCFCKSSSSSSNSSKRH
- the clk4a gene encoding dual specificity protein kinase CLK4 isoform X6 produces the protein MSEVEVLEQLKSLDSDKKYACVHILDWFDYHGHICIAFELLGLSTYDFLKENNFQPFPIEHIRHMAYQIIRAVRFLHNNKLTHTDLKPENILFVSSDFDMEYNPEMKRDERTLKNPDVKIVDFGNATYEHEHHTSVVSTRHYRAPEVILDLGWGHSCDVWSIGCILIEFYLGSTLFQTHDSKEHLAMMERVLGPIPANLLQKTKKRRYVHRCKLDWDVQSSSGRYVKKHCKPLKNYMLSKGEDHHQLFDLIEKMMEYDPAKRLSLEQALHHPFFSCFCKSTSKSKSSRGGSRGGSRSSSSSRSSSSSSSNSSKRH